One Keratinibaculum paraultunense genomic window carries:
- the ligA gene encoding NAD-dependent DNA ligase LigA, producing the protein MEDKLKRMEELIDIINELNYYYYTLDNPKVSDKEYDELYDELVRLEKETGVVYPYSPTQRVGGEILDKFEKHTHLGRLWSLDKCQNYGELRNWDNRVRRLIDEYNSKNENKLPSPTYVVEYKFDGLTINVTYEDGKLVQGATRGNGIVGEAILPQIKTIKSIPLKIEYKGLMEVQGEGLMPLSVLEEYNKKAEEPLKNARNAAAGALRNLDPRVTAERKLVAYFYNVGYIEGKEFKTHMEMLQFLKDNRLPVYNYASECQNIDEVIEEIEKIEERRHHLDILTDGAVIKINDIKTREVLGYTTKFPRWAIAYKFEAEEVTTKLIDVEWNVGRTGKVTPTAILEPVEIGGATIRRATLNNFDDIQRKGVKINSRVLVRRSNEVIPEIMGVVDTNEETKEIKKPTHCPACNSELIQDGVHIFCPNSLTCKPQLVSRMVHFASRDAMNIEGFNEKTAEKLFEELNLKDIADIYEIKYEDLIKLEGFKDKKARNLLDAIERSKDVTLDAFIYALGIRNVGIKTARDLADHFKSLEKLKNATYEELLTIPDIGPKTAENIIEFFHDERILQGLDKLLSEGVNPRYQDIKVKESPFTNKTVVITGTIEGYTRKELKDLIEKLGGKVTNSVSNKTDYVIVGENPGSKYEKALELGIEIIDEEKLKQLISNK; encoded by the coding sequence ATGGAAGATAAACTTAAAAGGATGGAAGAACTTATAGATATTATAAATGAGTTAAATTATTACTACTATACATTGGATAATCCTAAAGTAAGTGATAAGGAATATGATGAATTATATGATGAATTGGTAAGGTTAGAGAAGGAAACAGGAGTGGTTTATCCATATTCTCCTACTCAAAGAGTTGGTGGAGAGATACTTGATAAATTTGAAAAACATACTCATTTGGGAAGACTTTGGAGTTTGGACAAATGTCAAAATTATGGGGAATTGAGAAATTGGGATAATAGGGTTAGACGTTTAATAGATGAATACAATAGCAAAAATGAAAATAAGCTGCCATCCCCTACCTATGTAGTAGAATATAAATTTGATGGTTTAACCATAAATGTAACCTATGAAGATGGGAAATTGGTACAAGGTGCAACTAGGGGAAATGGGATAGTTGGTGAAGCTATACTTCCCCAGATAAAGACAATAAAATCAATACCACTAAAAATAGAGTATAAAGGATTAATGGAAGTTCAAGGAGAAGGGCTTATGCCCTTATCTGTCCTTGAAGAATATAATAAAAAAGCTGAGGAACCTTTAAAAAACGCAAGAAATGCTGCAGCAGGTGCATTGAGAAATTTAGATCCTAGGGTTACAGCTGAAAGAAAATTAGTAGCATATTTTTATAACGTAGGATACATAGAAGGCAAGGAGTTTAAAACCCATATGGAAATGTTACAATTTTTAAAAGATAATAGGTTGCCTGTATATAATTATGCTTCAGAATGTCAAAATATAGATGAGGTTATAGAAGAGATTGAAAAGATAGAAGAAAGACGGCATCATTTGGATATATTAACTGATGGAGCAGTTATAAAAATAAATGATATAAAAACTAGAGAGGTGTTAGGTTACACAACCAAATTTCCCCGCTGGGCTATAGCGTATAAGTTTGAAGCAGAGGAGGTTACTACAAAATTAATTGATGTGGAATGGAATGTAGGTAGAACAGGTAAAGTTACCCCTACTGCTATATTGGAACCAGTGGAAATTGGTGGTGCTACTATAAGAAGAGCAACATTAAATAATTTTGATGATATTCAAAGAAAGGGAGTAAAAATTAATTCTAGAGTTTTAGTTAGAAGATCTAATGAAGTAATTCCAGAAATAATGGGGGTTGTAGATACCAATGAGGAAACAAAGGAAATAAAAAAACCTACCCATTGTCCTGCATGCAATAGTGAGTTAATTCAGGATGGAGTTCATATTTTTTGCCCTAATTCTTTAACATGTAAACCTCAGCTAGTTTCTAGAATGGTTCATTTTGCCAGTAGAGATGCTATGAATATTGAAGGATTTAATGAAAAGACTGCAGAAAAACTATTTGAAGAATTAAATTTGAAAGATATAGCAGATATATATGAAATAAAATATGAAGATTTAATAAAGTTAGAAGGATTTAAAGATAAAAAAGCTAGAAACTTGCTTGATGCAATAGAAAGAAGTAAGGATGTTACACTAGATGCATTTATATATGCTTTAGGTATTAGAAATGTAGGAATAAAAACAGCTCGAGACTTAGCAGATCATTTTAAATCCTTAGAAAAACTTAAAAACGCTACTTATGAGGAACTCCTCACTATACCAGATATAGGACCTAAAACAGCTGAAAACATAATAGAATTTTTTCATGATGAAAGAATATTACAAGGATTAGATAAATTGTTATCAGAAGGAGTTAATCCTAGATATCAAGATATAAAAGTGAAAGAATCGCCTTTTACCAATAAAACAGTAGTTATTACAGGTACTATAGAAGGTTATACTAGAAAAGAATTAAAGGATCTAATTGAAAAACTAGGAGGTAAGGTGACTAACTCTGTTAGTAATAAAACTGATTATGTAATAGTAGGAGAAAATCCAGGTAGTAAATATGAAAAAGCATTGGAATTAGGCATCGAGATAATAGATGAAGAAAAATTAAAACAACTCATATCCAATAAATAA
- the gatC gene encoding Asp-tRNA(Asn)/Glu-tRNA(Gln) amidotransferase subunit GatC produces MISIEDIMYISEMCKLKFTEDEAKKIIEEFTEIINCVDKLGEVNTENVAPTYFINYNMQLLREDVVEEGLSKEDALRNAPEEQYGYFKLLNVMD; encoded by the coding sequence ATGATTAGTATAGAGGATATAATGTATATATCTGAAATGTGTAAGTTAAAATTTACTGAAGATGAGGCGAAAAAAATTATAGAAGAATTTACAGAGATTATTAATTGTGTTGATAAGTTGGGAGAAGTAAATACAGAGAATGTAGCACCAACCTATTTTATAAATTATAATATGCAACTTTTAAGGGAAGATGTAGTAGAGGAAGGCTTATCAAAAGAAGATGCTTTAAGAAATGCTCCAGAAGAACAATATGGATATTTTAAATTGTTAAATGTAATGGACTAG